The following are encoded together in the Arcticibacterium luteifluviistationis genome:
- a CDS encoding DUF5060 domain-containing protein — protein sequence MKKSLFALCLLIAPFIAIQAQTFNAPEGSHINVDGELKKWHKVTLIFDGPETSETNDYNPFLNYRLNVTFTHPASGKSYKVPGYFAADGNAGMSSATSGNKWKVHFAPDEIGAWKYAVEFKKGKWAAIRTRTTNVPSAEFMDNAEGDFTIAKSDKIGRDFRAHGRLQYVGEGYLKFAETGKYFYKAGPDAPENFLAYTGFDGDFGTDGHKDNLVKSWSAHLKDWKEGDPTWTGGRGKEMIGALNYLASKGMNAVSFLTNNIKGDDQNVFPYVDYDTYDRFDCSKLDQWEMVFTYAQMQGIFLHFKTFEAENQGLLDNGGVGALTKLYYRELVARFGHHLALNWNLCEETGDWGNFDSSPTMPLYETERRALAQCVYDIDPYHHHLVIHNGNWFTPMYGEQSKLTGASLQTNREDFANVNPQVKRVKDEAKAAGKIWAVAVDEPGDAQHALITDQENPDHFNARTNALWGAMLAGAWGTEWYFGYKHPHSDLSCEDYRSRDLFWDMANICIRFFEEHDFPVNEMSSQNNLISSEGDFCFAKAGDTYIVLLKKGEKSNLNLEGQKGEYAVHWFNPRTGGVLQNGSLKTIRGGTQVALGLPPSDSGKDWIVVVKKKL from the coding sequence ATGAAAAAATCACTTTTTGCCCTTTGTTTACTCATAGCTCCATTTATTGCTATTCAAGCCCAGACTTTTAATGCTCCCGAAGGAAGCCATATTAATGTGGATGGCGAACTTAAGAAGTGGCATAAGGTTACCTTAATTTTTGATGGACCTGAGACTTCTGAAACAAATGATTATAATCCGTTCTTGAATTATAGACTTAATGTGACTTTTACCCATCCTGCTTCTGGGAAGTCTTATAAGGTTCCAGGTTATTTTGCGGCAGATGGAAATGCAGGTATGAGTTCTGCTACTTCTGGTAATAAATGGAAAGTTCATTTTGCACCAGATGAAATTGGAGCATGGAAATATGCCGTAGAGTTCAAAAAAGGAAAATGGGCCGCCATTCGCACCAGAACTACAAATGTACCGAGTGCTGAATTTATGGATAATGCAGAGGGAGATTTTACCATTGCCAAATCAGATAAAATAGGAAGAGACTTCAGAGCTCATGGCAGACTCCAATATGTGGGTGAAGGCTATTTGAAATTTGCGGAAACAGGTAAATACTTTTATAAAGCAGGTCCAGATGCTCCTGAAAATTTCCTTGCATATACAGGTTTTGATGGAGATTTTGGTACAGATGGGCATAAAGACAATTTGGTTAAAAGTTGGTCTGCCCACCTAAAAGACTGGAAAGAAGGAGACCCTACATGGACAGGAGGTAGAGGAAAGGAAATGATAGGAGCTTTAAATTATTTGGCTTCTAAGGGCATGAATGCCGTTTCATTTTTGACAAACAATATAAAAGGCGACGATCAAAATGTTTTCCCTTACGTTGATTATGACACCTATGACCGGTTTGATTGCTCTAAATTAGACCAATGGGAAATGGTGTTTACGTATGCTCAAATGCAAGGAATATTTTTGCACTTTAAAACCTTTGAAGCCGAAAACCAAGGTTTGCTAGATAACGGTGGTGTAGGTGCATTGACAAAACTTTATTACCGTGAATTGGTAGCTCGTTTTGGACATCATTTGGCTCTTAATTGGAATTTATGTGAAGAAACAGGCGACTGGGGTAATTTTGATAGTTCACCCACAATGCCGCTTTATGAAACAGAAAGACGTGCTTTGGCACAATGTGTTTATGATATTGACCCTTATCATCATCATTTAGTTATACATAACGGAAATTGGTTTACGCCTATGTATGGAGAGCAGTCTAAACTAACAGGGGCTTCTCTACAAACAAACCGTGAAGATTTCGCCAATGTAAACCCACAAGTTAAAAGAGTGAAAGACGAAGCTAAGGCCGCAGGTAAAATTTGGGCGGTGGCTGTTGATGAACCTGGTGACGCACAGCACGCCTTAATAACTGACCAAGAAAACCCAGACCATTTTAATGCCAGAACAAATGCCTTATGGGGAGCTATGCTTGCCGGAGCTTGGGGTACCGAATGGTATTTTGGATATAAACATCCACACTCCGATCTATCTTGTGAAGACTATAGAAGTAGAGACTTATTCTGGGACATGGCGAATATTTGCATTCGTTTTTTTGAGGAACATGATTTCCCTGTGAATGAAATGAGTTCTCAGAACAATCTGATTTCGTCGGAGGGTGATTTTTGCTTTGCTAAAGCAGGAGATACCTATATTGTTTTATTAAAAAAAGGAGAAAAAAGTAATTTGAATCTAGAGGGCCAGAAAGGAGAGTACGCCGTGCATTGGTTTAATCCAAGAACTGGAGGAGTGCTCCAAAACGGCTCTTTGAAAACCATAAGGGGAGGCACACAGGTCGCCCTTGGCTTACCTCCATCTGATAGCGGTAAAGATTGGATTGTGGTAGTGAAGAAAAAGTTATAG
- a CDS encoding S41 family peptidase, producing MQKVKSFLILFFFSLSTCFSQSEISAELLKEDLSILKFNLEHIHAGFYTYTNKPIMDEEFDRLRYSLTQPMSSIAFYRKLIDLNKFIRNGHTNIMPNAAYEKAIKQSFTLLPLEVYFDKNTLYILKNNSADSSIKEGSQIITINGENAVELFKEISEKMPRDGYNTTFPEKITNLSFNELYASIKGVSAMYKLELISPNGEIVSLDLKGLTKELIKKNKWERYQDDGSWWGMREQPVLKLNIDKEAAVMGVQTFSIYYAKKVKQNFKKFFDESFAQLEKAKVKHLIIDLRDNGGGDEQPTLELFSHLTEQPFTFYEDMYTITNKIPNPKFYNLNGFYMNALYPIFKLKKNEDRYSIKGIPGMKTFKPADSVFKGKVYVLTNGHSFSATGEITSFIKNANRATFIGEEVGGNTNQNVSGTTGTLTLPNSKVRVRIPIELFKLNVNHLDSMHGVIPDYTVRNSIQDELEGNDSVMNFALKLIAKQK from the coding sequence GTGCAGAAAGTAAAATCATTCCTTATTCTATTCTTTTTTAGCTTATCCACCTGTTTTTCTCAGTCGGAGATTAGTGCAGAGCTTTTGAAGGAAGACTTAAGTATTTTGAAGTTTAATTTGGAGCATATTCATGCTGGTTTTTACACTTATACCAATAAGCCAATCATGGATGAAGAGTTTGACAGGTTGCGGTATTCCCTCACTCAGCCCATGTCTTCCATTGCGTTTTATAGAAAGTTAATTGACCTCAATAAATTCATTAGAAATGGGCATACTAATATTATGCCCAATGCGGCCTATGAAAAAGCCATTAAACAGTCCTTTACCTTATTGCCCCTGGAGGTCTATTTTGACAAAAACACACTATATATTTTAAAGAATAACTCTGCCGATAGCTCGATAAAAGAGGGAAGCCAGATTATAACAATTAATGGCGAAAATGCAGTAGAGCTATTTAAAGAAATATCGGAGAAAATGCCACGCGATGGTTACAACACTACTTTCCCTGAAAAGATTACCAACCTTTCTTTTAATGAATTATATGCCTCCATTAAAGGTGTTAGTGCTATGTATAAACTGGAGTTGATTTCACCTAATGGGGAGATTGTAAGTTTGGACTTAAAAGGACTTACTAAGGAGCTTATCAAAAAGAACAAATGGGAAAGGTATCAGGATGACGGCTCTTGGTGGGGCATGCGAGAGCAACCTGTCTTAAAGCTTAATATTGACAAAGAAGCGGCAGTTATGGGCGTTCAAACTTTCTCCATTTATTATGCTAAAAAAGTGAAGCAAAACTTCAAAAAGTTCTTTGACGAGTCATTTGCTCAGCTAGAAAAAGCGAAGGTTAAACATCTTATTATAGACCTCAGAGACAATGGAGGAGGCGACGAACAACCGACCTTAGAACTGTTCTCTCATTTGACCGAGCAGCCTTTTACCTTTTACGAGGATATGTATACCATCACAAACAAAATCCCTAACCCTAAGTTTTACAATCTTAATGGTTTTTATATGAATGCTTTGTATCCTATTTTCAAATTAAAAAAGAACGAAGACAGATATTCCATAAAAGGGATTCCTGGAATGAAGACTTTCAAACCTGCCGATTCTGTTTTTAAAGGAAAAGTTTACGTACTGACCAATGGTCATTCATTTTCAGCGACTGGCGAAATAACTTCTTTTATAAAAAATGCCAACAGAGCTACTTTCATTGGTGAAGAAGTAGGCGGAAATACCAATCAAAACGTAAGTGGAACTACCGGAACCCTCACTTTACCAAATTCTAAAGTCAGAGTAAGAATTCCGATAGAATTATTTAAGCTGAATGTAAACCACCTCGATTCAATGCATGGTGTAATACCAGATTATACTGTCAGAAACTCTATTCAAGACGAACTGGAAGGAAATGACAGTGTTATGAATTTTGCTTTAAAACTTATTGCCAAGCAAAAATAA
- a CDS encoding endonuclease/exonuclease/phosphatase family protein yields the protein MKRHTYKKLAFLVSFIFLSGIAISQDSQKPFKVITYNIWNGFDWGKDNDRKEKLTTWVKSQQPDVLALQELCGYTQEMLLEDAKKWGHNYAEILKTSGYPVGITSNQPIEVKEKLLENMHHGALHCSVADIDFFIIHFSPFSFLKRHEESKIILDKLSKLPIKQEKYLVLGDFNAFSPHDADLYKNSNTLLESMQAAEKEHDHIRNLINGKMEYGVIGSLLGYPLIDITQRYTSGMNERFSCPTQVFETEKRSEKTKRIDYILVSPSLAEKCINAKVFNQNETYYLSDHYPVMAEFSF from the coding sequence ATGAAGCGACATACCTATAAGAAATTAGCCTTCCTAGTATCCTTTATATTTTTAAGCGGCATAGCCATTTCGCAAGACTCACAAAAACCCTTTAAAGTTATCACGTATAACATTTGGAATGGATTTGATTGGGGAAAAGATAATGACAGGAAAGAGAAACTAACAACTTGGGTCAAATCTCAACAGCCTGATGTATTGGCACTTCAAGAACTGTGCGGCTATACGCAAGAAATGCTTTTAGAAGATGCTAAAAAATGGGGGCACAACTATGCTGAAATTTTAAAAACTTCTGGATATCCGGTTGGTATAACATCCAATCAACCCATCGAGGTAAAAGAAAAATTGCTTGAAAATATGCATCATGGTGCATTGCACTGCAGCGTGGCTGATATAGACTTTTTCATTATTCATTTTTCACCTTTTAGCTTTCTTAAAAGACATGAAGAGTCTAAAATTATTTTAGATAAACTATCTAAACTGCCTATAAAACAGGAGAAATACTTAGTCTTAGGCGACTTTAATGCTTTCTCCCCTCATGACGCAGATTTATACAAAAACAGCAATACGTTGCTTGAATCCATGCAAGCTGCAGAAAAAGAGCATGATCATATTAGGAATTTAATAAATGGCAAAATGGAGTATGGGGTAATTGGCTCTCTTTTGGGTTATCCCTTAATCGATATAACTCAAAGGTATACCTCAGGCATGAACGAAAGGTTTAGCTGCCCAACTCAAGTTTTTGAAACAGAAAAAAGAAGTGAAAAAACAAAACGTATAGACTATATTTTAGTATCTCCCTCACTGGCTGAGAAATGCATAAATGCCAAAGTATTTAATCAAAACGAAACCTATTATTTGTCAGACCATTATCCAGTAATGGCTGAGTTTAGTTTTTAA
- a CDS encoding endonuclease/exonuclease/phosphatase family protein — protein sequence MRLFKICGLLFFCLIAETQAQNNTFKVMSWNILHGANDIENGQENAIKIIREINPDVLLMVETYGSGKLIAQTLGYNFHLIAAEGTPLDDKRVNLSIYSKYPFGNRIDTKHPFYLGGIEIVIANKKIRFFSNWFHYLPWSDEPEKMGKSAEELLTWEQTGSRYEMIQKVLPYLEKYTQETDSIPMVFGGDMNSPSHKDWGNETKELHNGLVVPWYATKVLEKLGLIDSYREVNPNPIKFPGITWDTKGKNDAHRIDYIFHKGKSIRPIKSDSYNAFLNEPFSINNKEIRYPSDHGIVVTTYEIL from the coding sequence ATGAGATTATTTAAAATATGCGGTCTGTTATTCTTCTGTCTAATAGCAGAAACGCAAGCACAAAATAATACCTTCAAAGTAATGTCTTGGAACATCTTGCATGGAGCCAATGACATTGAAAATGGGCAGGAAAATGCTATTAAAATCATAAGAGAAATCAACCCTGATGTCCTTTTGATGGTCGAGACCTATGGCTCGGGCAAATTGATTGCTCAAACTTTAGGCTATAACTTTCATCTTATTGCCGCCGAAGGCACTCCTTTAGATGACAAGCGTGTAAACTTATCCATCTATTCCAAATACCCTTTTGGGAATAGAATTGACACAAAACATCCATTCTATTTGGGCGGTATTGAGATTGTAATTGCCAATAAAAAGATACGTTTTTTTTCTAATTGGTTTCACTATTTGCCTTGGAGTGATGAACCTGAAAAAATGGGCAAATCAGCGGAAGAATTATTAACATGGGAACAAACTGGTTCTAGGTATGAAATGATTCAAAAGGTACTTCCTTATTTGGAAAAATATACGCAGGAAACAGATTCTATTCCAATGGTTTTTGGTGGAGACATGAATTCTCCATCCCATAAGGACTGGGGAAATGAAACAAAAGAGCTACATAATGGTTTGGTAGTGCCGTGGTATGCCACAAAGGTCTTGGAAAAATTAGGACTTATTGACTCCTACAGGGAAGTTAATCCTAACCCTATTAAATTCCCTGGAATTACGTGGGATACTAAAGGCAAAAATGACGCACATAGGATAGACTATATTTTTCATAAAGGAAAATCAATTCGACCTATAAAATCAGATTCTTATAATGCTTTTCTGAACGAACCATTCTCTATAAATAACAAAGAAATAAGGTATCCCTCAGACCATGGGATTGTAGTTACTACGTATGAGATTCTTTAG